A window of Saccharomyces paradoxus chromosome XIII, complete sequence contains these coding sequences:
- the ERG8 gene encoding phosphomevalonate kinase (Phosphomevalonate kinase~similar to YMR220W), with amino-acid sequence MSELRAFSAPGKALLAGGYLVLDPKYEAFVVGLSARMHAVAHPYDSLQRSDVFEVRVKSKQFKDGEWLYHINPKTGFIPVSISGSKNPFIEKVIANVFSYFKPNLDDYSNRNLFVIDIFSDDAYHSQEDSVTKNHGSRRLSFHSHRIEEVPKTGLGSSAGLVTVLTTALASFFVSDLTNNVDKYRKMVHNLSQVAHCQAQGKIGSGFDVAAAAYGSIRYRRFPPALISNLPDIGSATYTDKLVHLVDEADWNITIKSNHLPSGLTLWMGDIKSGSETVKLVQKVKNWYDSHLPESLEVYTELDHANTRFMDGLSRLDLLFETHDDYSKQLFESIERNDSTCQKYPEITNVRDAVATIRRCFRRITKESGADIEPSVQTNLLDDCQILKGVLTCLIPGAGGYDAIAVIAKQDVDLRAQTADDERFSKVQWLDVFQADWGVRKENDPETYLDK; translated from the coding sequence ATGTCAGAATTGAGAGCCTTCAGTGCCCCAGGGAAAGCGTTATTGGCTGGCGGATACTTAGTTTTAGATCCGAAATATGAAGCATTCGTAGTCGGATTATCGGCAAGGATGCATGCTGTAGCCCATCCCTATGATTCGTTGCAAAGATCAGACGTGTTTGAAGTGCGTGTGAAAAGTAAACAATTTAAAGATGGAGAGTGGCTATACCATATAAATCCTAAAACAGGCTTCATTCCCGTTTCAATAAGCGGATCCAAGAATCCTTTCATCGAAAAAGTTATTGCTAACGTATTCAGCTACTTTAAGCCTAACTTGGACGATTACTCCAATCGAAACTTGTTCGTTattgacattttttctgaTGATGCCTACCATTCTCAGGAGGATAGCGTTACCAAAAATCACGGCAGCAGAAGATTGAGTTTTCATTCGCACAGGATTGAGGAAGTTCCCAAAACAGGGTTGGGCTCCTCTGCAGGTTTAGTTACAGTTTTAACTACAGCATTGGCCTCCTTTTTCGTATCAGACCTGACAAACAATGTGGACAAATACAGAAAGATGGTTCACAATTTATCACAAGTTGCTCATTGTCAAGCTCAGGGTAAAATCGGGAGTGGGTTTGATGTAGCAGCTGCAGCGTATGGATCTATAAGATATAGAAGATTTCCACCCGCATTAATTTCTAACTTGCCAGATATTGGAAGCGCTACTTATACTGACAAACTGGTTCATTTGGTTGACGAGGCCGATTGGAATATCACGATCAAAAGTAACCATCTACCTTCAGGATTAACTTTATGGATGGGCGATATTAAGAGTGGCTCAGAAACAGTAAAACTTGTCCAGAAGGTAAAAAATTGGTATGATTCGCACTTGCCAGAAAGCTTGGAAGTATATACAGAACTAGACCATGCAAATACTAGGTTCATGGATGGACTATCTAGGTTAGATCTTTTGTTCGAGACTCATGACGATTATAGTAAACAACTATTTGAGTctattgaaagaaatgacTCTACTTGTCAAAAATATCCTGAGATCACAAATGTTAGAGATGCTGTTGCCACAATTAGACGTTGCTTCAGAAGGATAACCAAGGAATCTGGGGCCGATATCGAACCGTCTGTGCAAACCAACTTATTGGACGATTGTCAGATCTTGAAAGGAGTTCTTACTTGTTTAATACCTGGTGCTGGTGGTTATGACGCCATTGCAGTAATTGCTAAACAAGACGTTGATCTTAGAGCTCAAACTGCTGACGACGAAAGATTTTCTAAGGTACAATGGTTGGATGTATTTCAAGCTGATTGGGGTgttagaaaagaaaatgatcCGGAAACTTATCTTGATAAATAA
- the FMP42 gene encoding Fmp42p (similar to YMR221C) → MATTKTLRYAQVACACVWCLFSAGIVFGFAALKPILISEGVYHELCDPKDGDGLLCTAQDLKLNFIFALSATVTNIMALPVGKILDMYGPRVSGIIGSGLLFLACGNFISAKHLASIWDPYLVGYTLLAIAGPFVFISCFQLANSFPQKSGTILALLTGSFDSSSALFLIYRLLYQNWYPNLHVSRFFTLYLIVPLFILACQLTIMPHSSYKTVNHIAKIAVEGLDENGRLIEGDTGSGIIPDEQERQSLIAIENEEDTLPDTSTRPQRRKSVLETYVEDKLQKKSGGIFGVLHGKSASEQIKSPWFYLMLLFALVAMLRINYFIATVRTQEEYLLNDAALALKLNSIFDMLLPLGGVVSIPFIGLLLDHTDTLSTLTILFTTSIAIGIFGLIPNSFTWNLIGIVLLVVYRPFYYTVVSDYSSKVFGFDTFGTVYGLLSCICGIFNMSQNLLDKWTHTTFDMNPFPINLMLVILTLFFSLTLTFYIRSQILRKPKNGRALPPNYQTI, encoded by the coding sequence ATGGCCACTACCAAAACATTACGATACGCACAGGTTGCCTGTGCTTGTGTATGGTGTCTTTTTTCTGCTGGTATTGTCTTTGGATTTGCTGCTTTGAAACCTATTCTAATTTCAGAGGGTGTATACCATGAATTATGCGATCCAAAGGATGGCGATGGATTGCTATGTACAGCACAAGATCTGAAATTGAACTTTATATTTGCTCTTAGTGCCACTGTGACGAATATCATGGCCCTTCCTGTTGGTAAGATTTTGGATATGTATGGACCTCGTGTCAGTGGGATAATAGGATCAGGTCTTCTATTCTTAGCGTGTGGTAATTTTATTTCTGCCAAGCATCTAGCATCCATTTGGGATCCATACCTTGTGGGTTATACGCTTTTGGCCATTGCAGGCCCATTCGTGTTCATTTCATGTTTTCAATTGGCCAATAGTTTCCCACAAAAGTCAGGAACCATATTGGCCCTATTAACAGGATCATTTGATTCGTCGTCtgcattatttttgatttatAGGCTCTTATATCAAAACTGGTATCCTAATTTACACGTCTCCAGATTTTTTACTCTTTATTTGATTGTTCCGTTGTTTATTCTTGCCTGTCAACTCACTATCATGCCGCATTCCTCCTACAAAACTGTCAATCACATTGCTAAGATTGCTGTAGAAGGTTTAGATGAAAATGGAAGACTCATCGAGGGCGATACAGGGTCCGGCATCATCCCTGATGAACAGGAACGTCAATCATTGATTGCAATCGAGAATGAGGAAGATACTCTACCTGATACCTCAACAAGACCGCAGAGGAGGAAATCTGTACTGGAAACTTACGTCGAAGATAAGTTACAGAAAAAATCAGGCGGTATATTCGGAGTCTTACATGGGAAATCGGCTTCAGAACAAATAAAGAGCCCATGGTTTTATTTAATGCTTTTATTCGCTCTTGTTGCCATGCTGAGAATAAACTATTTTATTGCTACTGTCAGAACACAAGAAGAATATCTATTAAATGATGCTGCATTAGCACTGAAATTGAACTCCATTTTCGATATGTTACTTCCACTTGGCGGTGTTGTTTCTATACCGTTCATTGGGCTGCTCTTGGACCATACAGATACCCTCTCTACCCTTACAATATTGTTTACAACTTCCATCGCTATAGGTATTTTTGGGTTGATTCCAAATTCATTCACTTGGAATTTAATAGGGATAGTACTTTTGGTAGTGTACAGACCATTCTATTACACTGTTGTTTCCGATTATTCTTCAAAGGTTTTTGGATTTGACACATTTGGTACTGTTTATGGATTATTATCTTGCATTTGTGGGATTTTCAACATGAGTCAAAACTTATTGGATAAATGGACACATACCACTTTCGATATGAATCCATTCCCTATAAATCTTATGCTGGTAATCCTCactctctttttttcactaaCTTTAACATTTTACATACGATCTCAAATTTTGCGTAAACCCAAGAATGGAAGAGCATTGCCCCCCAACTATCAAACTATTTAA
- the FSH2 gene encoding putative serine hydrolase (serine hydrolase that localizes to the cytoplasm~similar to YMR222C), whose product MTKNVLMLHGLAQSGDYFASKTKGFRTEMEKLGYKLYYPTAPNEFPPADVPDFLGEVIADAPGDGENTGVLAWLEDNPSTGGYFIPQTTIDYLHSYVLEKGPFAGIVGFSQGAGVAGYLATDFNGLLGITAEEQPPLEFFMAFSGFRFQPQQYQEQYDLHPISVPSLHVQGELDTITEPIKVQGLYNSCTEDSRTLLMHSGGHFVPNSRGFLRKVVQWLQQLA is encoded by the coding sequence ATGACGAAGAATGTATTGATGTTACATGGGCTTGCACAGTCAGGTGACTACTTTGCCTCTAAGACAAAGGGGTTCCGTACTGAAATGGAAAAGTTAGGGTACAAACTCTACTATCCCACCGCACCAAATGAATTTCCCCCAGCTGATGTTCCTGACTTCTTAGGTGAGGTAATTGCTGATGCACCTGGTGACGGTGAGAACACCGGTGTGCTTGCATGGCTAGAAGATAATCCTTCCACCGGCGGCTACTTCATACCACAGACGACAATCGACTATTTACACAGCTATGTGCTCGAAAAGGGGCCTTTTGCGGGTATTGTAGGATTTAGTCAGGGCGCTGGTGTTGCTGGATATCTTGCAACAGACTTCAACGGTTTGTTGGGGATTACAGCAGAGGAACAGCCACCATTAGAGTTTTTCATGGCGTTCAGTGGCTTCAGGTTCCAACCACAACAGTATCAAGAACAGTATGACCTGCATCCAATATCGGTTCCATCTCTACATGTGCAAGGCGAACTCGACACTATCACAGAGCCGATCAAAGTGCAAGGCTTGTACAACTCTTGCACGGAAGACTCCCGCACTTTACTAATGCACTCCGGGGGCCACTTCGTACCTAATTCAAGAGGatttttgagaaaagtGGTCCAATGGCTCCAACAGTTGGCCTGA
- the UBP8 gene encoding ubiquitin-specific protease UBP8 (Ubiquitin-specific protease component of the SAGA acetylation complex~similar to YMR223W): protein MSICPHIQQVFQNEKSKDGVLKTCNAARYILNHSIPKEKFLNTMKCGTCHEINSGATFMCLQCGFCGCWNHSHFLSHSKQIGHIFGINSNNGLLFCFKCEDYLGNIDLINDAILAKYWDDVSTKTIVPSMERRDGLSGLINMGSTCFMSSILQCLIHNPYFIRHSMSQVHSNNCKVRSPDKCFSCALDKIVHELYGVLDIKQPSSSSSGTNRQTGFIYLLTCAWKINQNLAGYSQQDAHEFWQFIINQIHQSYVLDLPNAKEVSRANDKQCDCIVHTVFEGSLQSSIVCPGCQNNSKTTIDPFMDLSLDIKDKKKLYECLDSFHKKEQLKDFNYHCGECNSTQDAIKQLGIHRLPSVLVLQLKRFEHLLNGSNRKLDDFIEFPTYLNMKSYCSAGENDKHPENGKVPDIIYELIGIVSHKGTVNEGHYIAFCKISGGQWFKFNDSMVSSISQAEVLQEQAYLLFYTIRQVN from the coding sequence ATGAGTATTTGTCCACATATACAACAAGTATTTCAAAACGAAAAGTCTAAAGATGGGGTTTTAAAAACGTGCAATGCTGCCAGGTATATATTAAATCATTCTATACCCaaggaaaaattcttgaacaCCATGAAATGTGGTACATGCCATGAAATCAACTCTGGCGCAACTTTTATGTGTCTGCAATGTGGATTTTGCGGATGTTGGAATCATTCTCATTTTCTCTCTCATAGTAAACAGATTGGTCACATATTTGGTATCAACTCAAATAACGGTCTTTTATTTTGCTTTAAATGCGAGGACTATTTAGGCAATATTGATCTGATTAATGATGCTATCCTAGCGAAGTATTGGGACGACGTCTCCACAAAGACCATAGTGCCTAGCATGGAAAGAAGAGATGGGCTTTCTGGCCTGATCAACATGGGGTCCACTTGTTTCATGAGTAGTATTCTTCAATGTCTGATTCATAACCCGTACTTTATTAGACACTCAATGAGTCAAGTTCATTCTAATAATTGTAAAGTGCGTTCACCTGATAAATGTTTTTCATGTGCCCTCGATAAAATTGTTCACGAACTTTATGGAGTCCTGGATATAAAGCAaccttcttcgtcatcttcagGCACCAATCGACAAACTGGCTTTATATATCTTTTAACTTGCGCCTGGAAAATTAACCAAAACTTAGCAGGGTACTCACAACAGGATGCTCATGAATTTTGGCAATTTATAATTAACCAAATCCACCAAAGCTATGTCCTTGATTTACCCAACGCCAAGGAAGTTAGCAGGGCAAATGATAAGCAATGTGATTGCATAGTACATACGGTGTTTGAAGGCTCCTTGCAAAGCTCTATTGTGTGTCCAGGCTGTCAAAATAATTCAAAGACAACCATCGATCCATTTATGGACCTTTCTCTGGATATCaaggataagaaaaaactttatgaATGTCTTGACAGTTTCcataaaaaagaacagtTGAAGGATTTCAACTATCATTGTGGGGAGTGTAACAGTACTCAAGATGCAATAAAACAACTAGGTATACACAGATTGCCATCGGTTTTAGTTTtgcaattgaaaagatttgaaCACCTACTTAATGGAAGTAATAGAAAACTAGAcgattttattgaatttccGACTTACTTAAATATGAAAAGTTACTGTTCAGCAGGAGAAAACGACAAGCATCCTGAAAATGGCAAGGTGCCAGACATTATTTACGAATTAATCGGTATTGTTTCCCACAAGGGGACGGTTAATGAGGGGCATTATATTGcattttgtaaaatctCTGGAGGACAATGGTTTAAATTCAATGATTCCATGGTCTCCTCTATATCTCAAGCAGAGGTTTTGCAGGAACAAgcatatttattattttatacCATTCGTCAAGTAAATTGA
- the MRE11 gene encoding MRX complex nuclease subunit (Nuclease subunit of the MRX complex with Rad50p and Xrs2p~similar to YMR224C), which produces MDYPDPDTIRILVTTDNHVGYNENDPITGDDSWKTFHEVMMLAKNNNVDMVLQSGDLFHVNKPSKKSLYQVLKTLRLSCMGDKPCELELLSDPSQVFHYDEFTNVNYEDPNFNISIPVFGISGNHDDASGDSLLCPMDILHASGLINHFGKVIESDKIKIVPLLFQKGSTKLALYGLAAVRDERLFRTFKDGGVTFEVPTMREGEWFNLMCVHQNHTGHTNTAFLPEQFLPDFLDMVIWGHEHECIPNLVHNPIKNFDVLQPGSSVATSLCEAEAQPKYVFILDIKYGEAPKITPVPLETVRVFKMRSISLQDVPHLRPHDKDATSKYLIEQVEEMIDEANEETKRKLGDDAESDMVSELPKPLIRLRVDYSASSNTQSPVDYQVENPRRFSNRFVGRVANGNNVVQFYKRRSPVTRSKKSSINGTTISDRDVEKLFSESGGELEVQTLVNDLLNKMQLSLLPEVGLNEAVKKFVDKDEKTALKEFISHEISNEVGILSTNDEFLRTEDTEEMKALIKQVKRANSVRPTPPIENDEANSSINRNGLDSFRSSNRQLRSGPSDVTQSYVDNESRIAHTSGAESSKPTSKTKRVRTTIKKKAYTPSDSTVISDAENEHGDDNDAQADIDIDEDDIIMVSADEEDTNYGILNGRKTRTKTCSPTSTKTTSKRGKGRASRTPKTDILGSLLAKKRK; this is translated from the coding sequence aTGGATTATCCTGATCCAGACACTATACGGATCTTAGTTACTACTGATAATCATGTGGGTTACAACGAAAACGATCCCATTACTGGTGATGATTCTTGGAAAACTTTCCATGAAGTTATGATGCTAGCCAAGAACAACAACGTAGACATGGTCTTACAGTCGGGTGATCTTTTCCATGTGAATAAGCCTTCCAAGAAGTCACTTTATCAAGTACTGAAGACTCTGAGGTTATCTTGCATGGGTGACAAGCCTTGCGAGTTAGAATTATTAAGCGATCCCTCACAAGTTTTCCACTACGATGAATTTACCAACGTTAACTATGAAGATCCTAACTTTAATATTTCTATTCCTGTATTTGGGATATCAGGTAATCATGATGACGCATCGGGAGACTCACTGTTGTGTCCTATGGATATACTTCATGCGAGTGGCCTAATAAATCATTTCGGGAAAGTCATCGAATctgataaaataaaaattgtgccattattatttcaGAAAGGGTCTACCAAACTAGCGTTGTATGGATTAGCTGCTGTTCGTGATGAAAGGTTATTCAGAACTTTTAAAGATGGTGGTGTCACTTTTGAAGTACCGACTATGCGTGAGGGCGAATGGTTCAATTTAATGTGCGTCCATCAAAATCATACTGGCCACACGAATACTGCATTTTTGCCTGAACAGTTCTTGCCCGATTTCCTGGATATGGTAATATGGGGCCATGAGCATGAGTGCATCCCGAACCTTGTACATAatccaataaaaaattttgatgtTTTACAACCGGGTTCATCTGTAGCCACTTCGCTTTGTGAGGCTGAAGCACAACCCAAGTATGTGTTCATCCTCGACATAAAATATGGAGAAGCACCAAAAATTACGCCTGTCCCTCTCGAGACCGTACGGGTATTCAAAATGAGATCCATTTCACTACAAGATGTTCCCCATTTGAGGCCTCATGATAAGGATGCTACGTCCAAATATCTTATTGAGCAAGTTGAGGAAATGATCGACGAAGCCAATGAGGAAACCAAACGAAAACTTGGGGACGATGCTGAAAGTGACATGGTCTCAGAATTACCGAAACCACTGATCAGGTTACGTGTTGATTATAGTGCATCCTCCAATACGCAATCCCCAGTGGATTACCAGGTAGAAAATCCACGTAGATTTAGTAATCGATTTGTGGGACGTGTTGCTAACGGTAATAACGTTGTCCAGTTTTATAAAAGAAGGTCACCTGTAACTAGATCGAAAAAGTCCAGTATAAATGGAACAACTATCAGTGATAGAGATGTTGAAAAACTCTTCAGTGAGAGTGGGGGTGAATTGGAAGTTCAAACTTTGGTTAATGATCTCTTGAACAAGATGCAGTTATCTTTATTACCAGAAGTTGGTTTGAATGAAGCagtaaagaaatttgtGGATAAAGATGAGAAAACGGCGCTTAAAGAATTCATTAGCCATGAAATATCAAACGAAGTGGGCATATTATCTACGAATGATGAATTTCTGCGAACAGAAGATACAGAGGAAATGAAAGCACTCATAAAGCAAGTTAAACGTGCCAACTCTGTTAGACCGACTCCCCCCATAGAAAATGATGAGGCAAATTCCTCAATCAACCGTAACGGGCTAGATTCTTTCCGGTCTAGTAATCGACAACTAAGAAGCGGACCTTCAGACGTTACCCAATCTTATGTTGATAATGAATCTAGAATAGCTCATACTAGTGGAGCCGAAAGCAGTAAACCAACAAGCAAAACCAAACGAGTGCGAActacaataaaaaagaaagcataTACTCCTTCAGACTCAACCGTCATATCCGACGCGGAAAATGAACATGGTGATGACAACGATGCTCAGGCCgatattgatattgatgagGACGATATAATTATGGTCAGCGCTGACGAAGAGGACACTAATTATGGTATACTTAATGGTagaaaaacaagaacaaagacCTGTTCCCCTACGAGCACCAAAACCACTTCCAAAAGGGGAAAAGGAAGAGCATCAAGGACGCCAAAGACTGATATTCTTGGGAGCCTCCTTgctaagaaaagaaaataa
- the MRPL44 gene encoding mitochondrial 54S ribosomal protein mL53 (Mitochondrial ribosomal protein of the large subunit~similar to YMR225C), which yields MITKYFSKVVVRFNPFGKEAKVARLLLAAIPPTQRNMGTQIQSEIISDYNKVKPLVKVTYKDKKEMEVDPSSMNFQELANHFDRHSKQLGLKHMLEMH from the exons ATGATAACTAAATACTTCAGTAAGGTGGTTGTCAGGTTCAATCCCTTTGGCAAGGAAG CGAAGGTTGCTAGATTATTACTTGCTGCCATTCCGCCAACACAACGAAACATGGGCACGCAGATTCAATCGGAAATCATCTCAGATTACAATAAGGTCAAGCCCCTTGTGAAAGTAACCTACAAGgataagaaagaaatggaagTCGACCCATCAAGCATGAACTTCCAGGAGTTAGCCAACCATTTCGACCGCCACTCAAAACAGCTGGGCCTGAAGCATATGTTGGAAATGCACTGA
- the ORA1 gene encoding oxidoreductase (NADP(+)-dependent serine dehydrogenase and carbonyl reductase~similar to YMR226C), translated as MSQGRKAAERLANKTVLITGASAGIGKATALEYLEASNGDMKLVLAARRLEKLEELKKTIDQEFPNAKVHVAQLDITQAEKIKPFIENLPKEFKDIDILVNNAGKALGTDRVGEIATQDIQDVFDTNVTALINITQAVLPIFQAKNSGDIVNLGSVAGRDAYPTGSIYCASKFAVGAFTDSLRKELINTKIRVILIAPGLVETEFSLVRYRGNEEQAKNVYKDTTPLMADDVADLIVYATSRKQNTVIADTLIFPTNQASPHHIFRG; from the coding sequence ATGTCCCAAGGTAGAAAAGCTGCAGAAAGATTGGCTAACAAGACCGTGCTCATTACGGGTGCCTCTGCTGGTATTGGTAAGGCCACCGCATTAGAGTATTTGGAGGCATCCAATGGTGATATGAAACTGGTCTTAGCTGCTAGAAGATTAGAAAAGCTCGAggaattaaagaaaactatTGATCAGGAGTTTCCAAACGCCAAAGTTCATGTGGCCCAACTGGATATCACTCAAGCAGAAAAGATCAAGCCCTTTATTGAGAATTTGCCAAAGGAGTTCAAAGACATTGACATTTTGGTGAACAACGCTGGGAAGGCCCTTGGTACCGACCGTGTGGGGGAGATTGCAACACAAGATATCCAGGATGTGTTTGACACCAACGTCACAGCTTTAATTAATATCACTCAAGCTGTGCTGCCCATTTTTCAAGCCAAGAACTCAGGGGATATTGTGAACTTGGGTTCGGTGGCTGGCAGGGATGCATACCCAACGGGTTCCATCTATTGTGCCTCCAAGTTTGCCGTGGGGGCGTTCACTGATAGTTTAAGAAAGGAGCTTATCAACACCAAGATCAGAGTCATCCTAATCGCACCAGGGCTAGTCGAAACTGAATTTTCACTGGTTAGATACAGAGGCAACGAGGAGCAAGCCAAGAATGTCTACAAGGACACCACCCCATTAATGGCTGATGACGTGGCTGATTTGATCGTGTACGCAACTTCCAGGAAACAAAACACTGTAATTGCAGACACGCTAATCTTTCCAACCAACCAAGCATCGCCTCACCACATCTTCCGTGGATGA
- the TAF7 gene encoding TATA-binding protein-associated factor TAF7 (TFIID subunit (67 kDa)~similar to YMR227C), translating into MAVIRIKKPRGPREEEQPLGSEPKLKRIRIKTKVTDEDVKPKTKLKINLKKKKDNTDGQEKKNSLKLKLNLKKNEEVVKKIHKAPKLRLKPIRIPGEAYDSEASDIEDDPLMETGVILRILPDIQLEFVKNSLESGDYSGISIKWKNERHAIVTINDIMYGAILVDLPTVIEVNKSVDRKNLLKTFDVSQMLLCIRPIQEEEEVYTLDAPDTEDLVVKHFEDIEDEIWENKETFLKGYNGAPLSDVEAKHLKEIALKGYDYKHGISPPLYNVRNRRFRRKMDPNEIDYVEKVVDILLKQDKQAEEVSYGLVDKSELQTKQERVSNWENFKEEPGEPLSGPALKKEEIHTAAPAVGEQEQEQEQEQEGEGEEEEEEEEEEEEEDLDLGAAFESEEEGSGAEGDRAHQQEEVGDEVDQDTGGEDDDDEDDGDNEAAGGESDSEDEKDENRQHTELLADELNELETTLAHTKHKLSKATNPLLKSRFIDSIKKLEKEAELKRKQLQQTEDSAQKQHQHRPDAENANNNEEEEEEEEEEEEEVEDDEDDEENDEEEENDHDGEQVQESKVMREVDEAPAEETLDQNDLDMMMLFGAEGDE; encoded by the coding sequence ATGGCTGTTATAAGGATTAAGAAACCCAGAGGACCAAGGGAGGAAGAGCAGCCATTAGGAAGCGAGCCCAAATTAAAGAGAATTCGCATAAAGACAAAGGTGACTGATGAAGATGTCAAACCAAAGACTAAATTGAAGATAaacctgaaaaaaaagaaggataaTACTGACGGccaagagaagaagaattcgTTAAAGCTGAAACtgaacttgaaaaaaaatgaagaagtaGTTAAGAAGATACACAAAGCGCCAAAGTTGCGCCTCAAACCCATTAGAATTCCTGGGGAAGCATACGATTCGGAGGCCTCTGATATTGAGGATGACCCGCTCATGGAGACTGGTGTAATACTAAGAATACTTCCAGACATACAGTTAGAGTTTGTAAAAAATTCGTTAGAATCTGGTGATTATTCTGGGATAAGCATCAAGTGGAAGAACGAAAGACACGCTATCGTAACAATAAACGATATAATGTATGGTGCCATTTTAGTGGACCTACCTACTGTGATAGAGGTGAACAAGAGCGTTGATAGAAAAAACCTTCTGAAGACATTTGACGTATCGCAAATGCTGCTGTGCATAAGACCTATacaggaagaagaagaagtatATACTTTAGATGCACCGGATACAGAAGACCTGGTTGTTAAGCATTTTGAAGACATAGAGGACGAAATTtgggaaaataaagaaacttttttgaaaggcTACAATGGTGCGCCGTTAAGCGATGTGGAGGCTAAGCATCTGAAAGAGATAGCTTTGAAGGGATATGACTACAAACACGGAATATCACCACCTTTATACAATGTTCGAAATAGGCGATTTAGGCGGAAAATGGACCCCAATGAGATAGACTATGTAGAGAAAGTGGTTGATATACTTTTGAAGCAAGATAAACAGGCTGAAGAAGTCAGCTATGGTCTGGTTGATAAAAGTGAGCTGCAAACAAAGCAAGAGCGCGTTTCTAATTGGGagaatttcaaagaggAGCCCGGGGAGCCTTTGTCTGGACCTgctttaaagaaagaagaaatacatACAGCTGCTCCAGCAGTAGGAGagcaagaacaagaacaagaacaagaacaagaaggagaaggagaagaagaagaagaggaagaagaagaagaagaagaggaggatCTTGATCTAGGTGCTGCTtttgaaagtgaagaagaaggtagTGGTGCCGAGGGAGACAGGGCACACCAACAAGAGGAAGTCGGCGATGAAGTGGATCAAGACACAGGAGGGGAAGATGACGACGACGAGGACGACGGTGACAATGAAGCTGCAGGCGGGGAAAGTGATTCTGAGGAcgaaaaagatgaaaacaGACAGCATACAGAACTACTTGCTGACGAATTGAACGAACTAGAGACCACCCTGGCCCATACAAAGCATAAATTAAGCAAGGCCACAAATCCTCTCCTAAAAAGTAGATTTATCGATAGCATTAAGAAGCTCGAGAAGGAGGCTGAATTAAAACGTAAGCAGTTACAACAAACCGAAGATTCTGCCCAAAAGCAGCATCAACATCGCCCTGACGCAGAAAACGCAAACAACaacgaagaagaggaagaggaagaagaagaggaagaagaagaagtagaagaCGACGAGGACGACGAAGAAAACGATGAGGAAGAGGAGAACGACCACGACGGGGAACAAGTACAAGAGAGCAAGGTGATGCGCGAGGTTGATGAAGCTCCGGCAGAAGAGACACTCGACCAGAACGATCTCGATATGATGATGCTATTTGGTGCAGAGGGTGATGAGTGA